From Hydra vulgaris chromosome 15, alternate assembly HydraT2T_AEP, one genomic window encodes:
- the LOC136091750 gene encoding THAP domain-containing protein 1 A-like, which produces MVISCSAYGCVNRFTKGVAISFHKFSLKNSELCQKWAVATKRALFVPTKYSYICSVYFHKEDYKYENANKPRLKANVVPSIFDFPAKMHCKKPIKRKHVSRNFTETYNQKKISLSLPSSSQNHILTRVDFTIDNLNNKVDSPSKVKLKRKIKTLKQKLRRK; this is translated from the coding sequence ATGGTTATATCTTGCTCTGCATATGGTTGTGTAAACCGATTTACCAAAGGTGTTGCGATATCTTTTCAtaaattctctttaaaaaatagcGAGCTGTGTCAAAAATGGGCTGTGGCAACAAAACGTGCTTTATTTGTTCCTAcgaaatatagttatatatgtaGCGTTTACTTTCATAAAGAagattataaatatgaaaatgcgAATAAACCTCGTTTAAAGGCTAATGTTGTACCATCTATATTTGATTTCCCGGCgaaaatgcattgtaaaaagCCAATCAAAAGAAAACATGTTTCCAGGAATTTTACCGAGACatacaatcaaaaaaagatatctCTTTCGTTGCCATCTTCTTctcaaaatcatattttaactaGAGTTGATTTTACTATTgataatctaaataataaagttgattCTCCATCTAAAGTAaagcttaaaagaaaaattaagactCTGAAGCAAAAACTAAgaagaaaataa